The DNA window aGAATGGATCTTCATGCCACCCTTTGAAAAAGTCTTCCCGTTCACTGCACATGGGCCATGGGGAAATTACAACATGGAGCCTACTGTAATAGTTTTCACTGTTACAGATTCACAACCATCTTCTACTAATTGGCAATTGCATACACCAATGTTTCTGTCTGTTCTTTCTTGAGGGGATTAGCAGAGTCTTCTTAAAATATTTTGGGTGCTGGAGGGTAGAGAAACAAAGGAAAATAGAATGGGTTGAAATCTAAGGTTGGTTCATTCTCTATTCGAAGAGTCGTCCAATTGATTGGTTCATCTTTTTACCAAACTGTAATAAATGGGGTTCAAATAATTTGAGGCAGTTAATTGGAAAAACTGTTTATTGAATGGGTAATTTATAGGAGGCTTATTATCTTTAAGAGGCTTTAGTGGTACTCGTTATTCATGCACTTTTTTGGGTAACTCTAGCTACTTTGCAGCTGTGCCAAAACTACAATTTGTTGTGCTTCCCAAATCATGGATTTGCATACATTCTCTCAGTTGGTtgaatttgtttgtttatttcaatagaatttttgttttgttattgataATGGTTAGAATAGATGATTTGCTTTGCATTTTTTGCTAATGCATTTGGTTTTTCCAGTTGAAGAATATAAGATACTCCATATTACTAGCCTACTTGAACAGTTAAACTTCAACTTTTCTCTATACTCGTATTGGTGTATTGTCTTTCAAGTTTCAAGCCATAAACTAAGTTGGGACTCGGTCGGCATAGGAATCACTGTAGAAATGACTTCACATGGTTTGTATTCATGATATGTGTCATGTGAATACAATAAGTTGGGTGTTTTTGTTTCTCTTTCACTTGAGAATTATTTTCTGGTGTGTATTTCCTATTTCTGTTTTATCTACTTCTAGTATTGCTAGTAAGTTCCATTATAGAATTAAATTTAAGTCATTTGTTCAAATCCAGATATGCTGTGTCTACAAAATTTGTAATATGTCAATGAATTGAGGTTCATAGTGTTCATTCCTGGGAATCTTGTTGTATGATGTACTAGTGtcatactactatttattaGCTTACTTTTGTGTGAATTGTCCTTATTGAAGTTCTGATGGTCTAATACAAACATGGAATTTTTGTCTCTTATGTTTCTGCAAATCAACagccaaaaatgaaaattgaaacaATTGATACAAGTACTTACTGAAAGGATGATGTGTTTAGGGTATGAGTTGGAAGGCTTTTTGACAGAAAACGTATATCGTAGACCTGTTTATTAATGTCAAGGAAAattattttatgtgattgtGGATGTGTCGTACACTATAATCTGTTACTGATTTATTATCGGGttttttaatgtattcataGTGTTGAAATTGATGGATCATTTGGAGAATCTGACTCACTGAAGGAAACTGGGTCCAAAAAAAGGTATAAAGCTTTCTTGGTTTGTGAGATTGATTGGTCTGAATTTTGGCCAAGCTTTGTGACTTTTGAACTTCACTATGTACTGTACTAATTGACTATTCTGCCAAACTATAAATCAGCTAACTCTTATATTTTTCACAGGGCTAGAACTGAGACATGTGCTGTATCAAGCTCCAAAGCATGCAGGGAGAAACAACGGAGAGACAGGCTAAATGACAAGTAATTCTTCTCTACACTTGTTTGACCATACTGGTTTTCTGTTTGGCTTGTTTCCTTCAGTAACTTTGGTTGCCTATTCTCTAGGTTCATGGAACTAGGTGCTCTTCTCGAGCCAGGGAGGCCTCCTAAAACTGATAAAGCTGCCATCTTGGTCGATGCTGTCCGAATGGTAACTCAGTTAAGAAGTGAAGCTAAGAAGCTGAAAGACTCAAATTCGAATCTACAGGAGAAGATCAAGGAGCTCAAAGTAAGACCACCTGTTTTTGGGTATGATTATCCAAGGCAGCGGCTAATCATCTAACTCGTGATATACTATTCCGTGATGATTTCTGTAGACCGAGAAGAACGAGCTTCGTGATGAAAAGCAAAGGTTAaaggtggagaaggagaagcTGGAGCAGCAGCTTAAGACAATGAGTGCTCCCCAACCCGGCTTTTTGCCAGCTAACCCAAGCATGCCCGCTGGTGGTAACAAGTTGGTGCCAATCATCAGCTACCCTGGCGTCGCCATGTGGCAGTTCATGCCACCAGCAGCCGTTGATACGTCTCAGGATCATGTGCTGCGCCCACCGGTTGCCTAAGAGGGCGGTCTGTTGACATGCTTATCGCGGTTTCATTGTTTGCCTGTGCTTGACTATTACCTTTTGTTGAACCTGTTTTACTTGGATAATGTTGGACTAGAGATTGTGAATTTGTCAAACTTTCTTATCGTAGTGAAGTTTATTGCTTCTCCTGATGCCGTAACTCTGTATGCATAGTTAAAAAACTAGTATCATTTAGATGTCGTATATCCAATTGACACATGACATGCTATATAAGATGCTACAAAtttatgtgtgtatatataaatttgccTCTTTGTTGCTAGTTCTTGAGATAAGTCAGTGTTGCGGATGTTGGAAATGAGCCGAGTGGAGCCAAACGCTGTCCAGATTTCTTTTCCAGCTCGAGTTCAGCTCATCCGAGATCGAGCTTTGCATTCAATATTCAAGCTCAAGCTTGGCTCATTAAATAAAGCTCGGCCAAA is part of the Salvia splendens isolate huo1 chromosome 22, SspV2, whole genome shotgun sequence genome and encodes:
- the LOC121787967 gene encoding transcription factor ILR3-like encodes the protein MVSPENTNWLYDYGIEDITVPEGNFAAPNSGFSWPVQTLTASTNASVEIDGSFGESDSLKETGSKKRARTETCAVSSSKACREKQRRDRLNDKFMELGALLEPGRPPKTDKAAILVDAVRMVTQLRSEAKKLKDSNSNLQEKIKELKTEKNELRDEKQRLKVEKEKLEQQLKTMSAPQPGFLPANPSMPAGGNKLVPIISYPGVAMWQFMPPAAVDTSQDHVLRPPVA